In one Nitrososphaera sp. genomic region, the following are encoded:
- a CDS encoding riboflavin synthase, which produces MFTGIVQGVAKVKSISNSNRGADISIVLSLGKRLARGLRAGDSVSVSGSCLTVTRVLGSGTAAEFQLVAETTRRTFLGSLHVGDSVNIERSLKIGDRLEGHFVLGHVDGMGRIAEIVRSKAETTVWIELASDELFRPLIMKGSITVDGVSLTITGLDKDRRRFSVSLIPHTLDVTALGTKKKGDPVNIEIDVLGKYVSQILGSNFPSDQTGRSSTPTAGSSG; this is translated from the coding sequence TTGTTTACAGGCATTGTCCAGGGCGTCGCCAAGGTAAAATCAATTTCCAATTCAAATCGCGGCGCCGACATCTCTATTGTGCTAAGCCTTGGAAAGAGGCTCGCAAGAGGTCTTCGGGCCGGCGACAGCGTCAGTGTCAGCGGGTCATGCCTCACTGTTACCAGAGTACTCGGTTCGGGTACCGCGGCAGAGTTTCAGCTGGTCGCAGAGACTACGCGGCGGACCTTCCTTGGATCTTTGCACGTCGGCGACAGCGTAAACATCGAGCGCTCACTGAAGATAGGCGATCGCCTGGAAGGTCACTTCGTCCTTGGTCATGTCGACGGCATGGGAAGAATCGCCGAAATAGTCCGCTCAAAGGCTGAAACGACGGTCTGGATAGAGCTTGCCAGCGACGAGCTATTCAGGCCACTGATAATGAAAGGCTCAATCACGGTTGACGGGGTTAGCCTCACGATAACCGGCCTTGACAAAGACCGGCGCAGGTTCTCCGTCTCGCTTATTCCTCATACCCTTGATGTTACAGCCCTCGGCACGAAGAAGAAGGGGGATCCCGTGAATATTGAAATCGATGTCCTGGGCAAGTACGTCTCGCAGATTCTGGGTTCTAATTTTCCATCAGACCAGACAGGAAGAAGCAGCACACCAACAGCCGGGTCGAGCGGATGA